The Claveliimonas bilis genome window below encodes:
- a CDS encoding DUF2752 domain-containing protein, producing MKKENWKLISYRVKKDIAELKWAIIAVIAYFALSGRILGSVCPLVYMTGFPCPSCGLTRAGLAVLHLDFGRAWEMHPFIFLIGLWVLAAAYERYGKGRDGLSFHLKLAGGALIAGMVLFYIYRMYVYFPNCPPMTYYYDNLLYHIWELVKQ from the coding sequence ATGAAAAAAGAAAATTGGAAGCTGATAAGCTATCGGGTAAAAAAAGATATTGCAGAGTTAAAATGGGCGATTATTGCAGTGATCGCCTATTTTGCATTGTCAGGAAGAATTTTGGGAAGTGTATGTCCGCTGGTATATATGACAGGATTTCCCTGCCCATCCTGTGGACTGACAAGAGCAGGACTTGCTGTTCTGCATCTGGATTTTGGCAGAGCGTGGGAAATGCATCCTTTTATATTTCTGATCGGCCTTTGGGTGCTTGCCGCCGCTTATGAAAGATATGGAAAGGGGAGAGACGGGCTTTCCTTTCATCTGAAATTGGCGGGAGGAGCGCTGATTGCAGGTATGGTCCTGTTTTATATTTATCGTATGTATGTTTATTTTCCAAACTGCCCGCCTATGACTTATTATTATGACAATCTGCTGTATCATATTTGGGAGCTGGTGAAACAATAA
- a CDS encoding RnfABCDGE type electron transport complex subunit G: MNKIIRNTIILTVITLISGLLLGVAYEVTKDPIAQANEEAKKEAWQAVFPDADIDAFETVDVDQDIAKQAISDAGIEGSIDEVSAVDGGEAGYVITVTDGEGYGGDIQMTVGITADGSISGISFLSISETAGLGMKAREESFYGQYVGVQADQFYVSKDGGEGEPIDAISGATITSRAVTGGVNAAIAYFQNAF, translated from the coding sequence ATGAACAAGATTATCAGAAATACGATTATTCTTACAGTTATTACTTTGATTTCCGGACTTTTGCTGGGAGTGGCATATGAAGTGACAAAGGATCCGATCGCTCAGGCGAACGAGGAGGCAAAGAAGGAAGCATGGCAGGCGGTATTCCCGGACGCTGATATTGATGCGTTTGAGACAGTAGATGTAGATCAGGATATCGCAAAGCAGGCAATTTCCGACGCGGGAATTGAGGGATCGATTGATGAAGTAAGCGCTGTGGACGGCGGTGAAGCAGGATATGTCATTACGGTTACAGACGGGGAAGGTTACGGCGGAGATATCCAGATGACAGTGGGTATCACAGCCGATGGAAGCATCAGCGGAATTTCTTTCCTTTCAATATCTGAGACAGCAGGTCTCGGTATGAAAGCAAGGGAAGAGTCCTTTTACGGACAGTATGTAGGCGTACAGGCAGATCAGTTCTACGTTTCCAAAGACGGCGGAGAAGGGGAACCTATCGATGCTATCAGCGGTGCCACTATCACATCAAGAGCGGTGACAGGCGGTGTAAACGCAGCAATCGCTTATTTCCAGAATGCATTTTAG
- the cmk gene encoding (d)CMP kinase, with amino-acid sequence MGYNIAIDGPAGAGKSTIAKQVAKEKGFIYVDTGAMYRGLAVHFLQSGIDPQDTKEIEEACRNAEVTIGYEDGNQQIYLNGENITSRLRQEEVGNMASKSSAVPKVREKLLDLQRTLAAEKDVVMDGRDIGTNVLPQADVKVFLTADARTRAKRRYDELTAKGISCNLDEIESDIRERDERDMNRETAPLKQAEDAVLIDSSHMSIPEVVSKILSLCK; translated from the coding sequence ATGGGATATAATATAGCGATCGATGGACCGGCCGGAGCCGGAAAGAGTACGATTGCCAAACAGGTGGCAAAAGAAAAAGGATTTATTTACGTAGATACAGGGGCAATGTACCGCGGGCTTGCCGTACATTTTCTTCAGAGTGGGATTGATCCTCAGGATACAAAAGAAATCGAAGAAGCATGCCGGAATGCGGAAGTGACAATCGGGTATGAAGACGGAAACCAGCAGATCTATCTGAATGGAGAAAATATTACCTCGAGGCTTCGGCAGGAAGAGGTTGGGAATATGGCCTCTAAAAGCTCGGCAGTCCCCAAAGTAAGAGAGAAACTCCTGGATCTGCAAAGAACCCTTGCAGCAGAAAAAGATGTAGTGATGGATGGAAGGGATATTGGCACTAACGTGTTGCCCCAGGCAGATGTGAAAGTCTTTTTGACAGCTGACGCAAGAACAAGGGCAAAAAGACGGTATGATGAACTTACTGCCAAAGGAATTTCCTGTAATCTGGATGAAATCGAGTCGGATATCAGGGAGAGGGATGAAAGGGATATGAATCGGGAGACTGCTCCTCTTAAGCAGGCAGAAGATGCTGTGCTGATCGACAGTTCTCATATGAGCATACCGGAAGTGGTTTCAAAAATACTCTCTCTTTGCAAATAG
- the rpsA gene encoding 30S ribosomal protein S1: MSELTFEQMLDESFKTIRNGEVVDGTVIDVKPDEIILNIGYKADGIITRSEYTNEPGVDLTTLVSVGDTMTAKVLKVNDGEGQVLLTYRRLAAEKGNERLKEAFENKEVLKAPVAQILGGGLSVVVDEARVFIPASLVSDTYEKDLSKYQGQEIEFVISEFNPRRNRIIGDRRQLLVAERAEKQKELFEKLQIGDRIEGTVKNVTDFGAFIDLGGVDGLLHISEMSWGRIENPKKVFQVGEKVTVLVKDIHDTKIALSLKFPETNPWANAQEDYAVGKEITGKVARMTDFGAFVELAPGVDALLHVSQISRAHVEKPSDVLTVGQEITAKIVDLNVEEKKISLSMKALEPAEAEEGSDE; this comes from the coding sequence ATGTCAGAATTAACATTTGAACAGATGTTAGACGAGTCATTCAAGACAATACGAAACGGAGAGGTGGTTGACGGTACAGTCATTGATGTAAAGCCGGATGAGATCATTCTGAATATCGGTTACAAAGCAGACGGTATCATCACAAGAAGCGAATATACGAATGAGCCGGGTGTGGACCTTACTACTCTTGTTTCTGTTGGTGATACAATGACTGCAAAAGTATTAAAGGTTAATGACGGAGAAGGTCAGGTGCTGCTTACTTATAGAAGGCTTGCTGCTGAGAAAGGAAATGAGCGCCTCAAAGAAGCGTTTGAAAACAAAGAAGTACTGAAGGCACCTGTCGCACAGATTCTGGGCGGCGGACTCAGTGTGGTTGTTGATGAAGCCAGAGTATTCATCCCTGCAAGCCTGGTTTCTGACACATATGAAAAAGATCTGAGCAAGTATCAGGGACAGGAAATTGAATTTGTGATCAGTGAATTTAATCCTCGCCGCAACCGTATTATCGGTGACAGAAGACAGCTTCTTGTAGCAGAAAGGGCAGAAAAGCAAAAAGAGCTTTTTGAAAAATTGCAGATCGGTGACAGAATTGAAGGAACAGTAAAGAATGTGACAGATTTTGGAGCATTTATCGATCTTGGCGGTGTGGATGGACTCCTTCATATTTCTGAAATGTCATGGGGCAGAATTGAAAATCCGAAGAAGGTATTCCAGGTTGGCGAGAAAGTGACAGTTCTTGTAAAAGATATTCATGATACAAAGATTGCGCTCAGCCTGAAATTCCCGGAGACAAATCCTTGGGCAAATGCACAGGAAGATTATGCGGTTGGCAAGGAGATTACAGGAAAGGTTGCCAGAATGACAGATTTCGGAGCTTTTGTTGAACTTGCACCAGGAGTGGACGCACTTCTTCATGTATCCCAGATTTCCAGAGCGCATGTTGAAAAACCATCAGATGTTCTGACAGTAGGACAGGAGATTACTGCAAAGATCGTTGATCTCAATGTGGAAGAGAAGAAGATCAGTCTGAGTATGAAGGCTTTGGAGCCTGCTGAAGCAGAAGAAGGATCTGATGAATAA
- the rsxE gene encoding electron transport complex subunit RsxE encodes MNTCGERLKNGIIDENPIFVLLLGMCPTLAVTTSAMNGIGMGLSTTFVLVMSNMLISMLRKIIPDSVRMPAFIVVVASFVTIVDFMMEGFTPDLYDSLGLYIPLIVVNCIILGRAESYASKNPVLPSIFDGLGMGLGFTVALIAIGIVREILGAGQAFGYQILPLADEATGAAGYTPITIFILAPGAFLVLALLAAIQNKVKINMEKKGKDASKIQSGCGADCQTCGGCPSAAGKDKE; translated from the coding sequence ATGAATACATGTGGCGAGAGACTGAAAAATGGTATTATAGATGAAAACCCTATTTTTGTGTTGTTGCTCGGTATGTGTCCGACACTTGCTGTAACAACTTCTGCCATGAATGGTATCGGTATGGGACTTTCCACCACCTTCGTGCTTGTTATGTCCAACATGCTGATTTCCATGCTGCGCAAGATTATTCCGGATTCTGTCCGGATGCCGGCTTTCATCGTAGTTGTAGCTTCTTTTGTAACAATTGTTGATTTCATGATGGAAGGATTTACCCCGGATCTTTACGATTCGCTGGGACTTTATATTCCGTTGATCGTAGTAAACTGTATTATTCTGGGACGTGCAGAAAGCTATGCATCCAAAAATCCTGTCCTTCCGTCCATTTTTGATGGACTTGGAATGGGACTTGGATTCACAGTTGCCCTTATTGCTATCGGTATTGTGCGGGAAATCCTCGGAGCAGGACAGGCTTTTGGCTATCAGATCCTCCCTCTGGCAGATGAGGCGACAGGAGCAGCAGGATACACACCGATCACGATCTTTATCCTGGCGCCTGGGGCATTCCTTGTATTAGCGCTTCTTGCGGCAATCCAGAACAAAGTGAAGATCAACATGGAAAAGAAAGGCAAAGATGCGTCCAAAATCCAGTCCGGATGCGGCGCGGACTGCCAGACATGCGGCGGATGTCCGTCAGCGGCCGGAAAAGATAAGGAATAG
- a CDS encoding RnfABCDGE type electron transport complex subunit B: protein MSMTGIILAAVIVGGTGLFIGIFLGLADKKFAVEVDEKEEAVLGVLPGNNCGGCGYPGCSGLAAAIAAGEAPVNACPVGGAPIAAKIADIMGVEAGEQIHEVAFVKCGGTCEKAKQSYEYYGLHDCVMINMMQNGGPKSCAYGCLGEGSCVKACPFDAIHVVDGVAVVDKDACKACGKCIEACPRHLIELVPYEQKHLVNCSSKDKGKDVMSVCSVGCIGCKMCEKVCEFDAVKVVDNIAHIDPAKCTNCGKCAEKCPKKIIL from the coding sequence ATGAGTATGACAGGAATTATTTTGGCTGCAGTCATTGTAGGCGGTACTGGTTTATTCATTGGTATCTTTCTCGGGCTTGCAGACAAAAAGTTTGCAGTAGAAGTGGATGAAAAAGAAGAGGCAGTTCTTGGCGTACTGCCAGGAAACAACTGCGGTGGATGCGGTTATCCGGGATGTTCCGGACTTGCAGCAGCAATCGCAGCAGGGGAAGCTCCGGTAAATGCCTGCCCGGTAGGCGGCGCTCCGATAGCTGCTAAAATTGCGGATATTATGGGCGTAGAAGCAGGAGAGCAGATACATGAGGTTGCATTTGTAAAATGCGGCGGAACATGTGAAAAGGCAAAACAGAGCTATGAGTATTACGGACTCCATGACTGTGTTATGATCAATATGATGCAGAACGGCGGGCCGAAATCCTGTGCTTATGGCTGCCTGGGTGAAGGATCCTGTGTGAAAGCCTGTCCGTTTGATGCGATCCATGTTGTTGACGGAGTGGCAGTAGTAGATAAAGATGCATGTAAGGCATGTGGAAAATGTATTGAAGCGTGTCCGAGACATCTGATCGAACTTGTTCCGTATGAACAGAAGCATCTCGTAAACTGCAGCTCCAAAGATAAAGGGAAAGATGTTATGAGCGTATGTTCTGTAGGCTGTATCGGATGTAAGATGTGTGAAAAAGTCTGTGAATTCGACGCTGTTAAAGTGGTTGATAATATTGCACACATTGATCCGGCTAAATGTACAAACTGCGGAAAATGTGCAGAGAAATGTCCGAAAAAGATTATCTTATAG
- a CDS encoding YcxB family protein, with the protein MEPLFYMEYKESRKIVLEMFIAYYKYQNLKAWGPFKISDIKAKAEEKTQKHWKEIKMISRKERTVQVEFYEDSFSCVTGDVKQEYRYDELEAICETDTTFVLVAGKKRKKDAFLGLKKGSVKGRSLADLKAFLLEKCPKITKITYLE; encoded by the coding sequence ATGGAACCTCTATTTTATATGGAATATAAAGAATCCAGAAAAATAGTGCTGGAAATGTTTATTGCTTATTATAAGTATCAGAATCTGAAAGCGTGGGGACCTTTTAAGATCAGCGATATAAAGGCAAAAGCGGAAGAGAAAACCCAGAAGCACTGGAAAGAGATTAAAATGATCAGCCGAAAAGAAAGAACAGTGCAAGTGGAATTTTATGAAGATTCTTTTTCCTGTGTCACTGGTGATGTGAAGCAGGAATACAGATATGATGAACTGGAGGCAATCTGCGAGACGGATACCACCTTTGTTCTGGTAGCAGGTAAAAAGCGTAAGAAAGATGCTTTTCTCGGACTGAAGAAGGGAAGTGTAAAAGGCAGGAGCCTTGCAGATCTCAAAGCATTCCTTTTGGAAAAATGTCCGAAGATAACGAAGATTACATATCTGGAATAA
- a CDS encoding RnfABCDGE type electron transport complex subunit D, producing the protein MLMVVIALLPASAFGVYNFGVPALLMLISTTAAAVLTEFIYEKLMHKKVTVGDFSAVVTGLLLGLNMPPTAPLWMGALGSVFGILIVKQLFGGLGQNFMNPALGARCFLLLSFTGPMTSFVYDGITGPTPLAYVKEGALDQVNTMDMLIGNIPGTIGETSVIAIVIGAIFLILMGVIDLRIPGTYIVTFVIFVGIFGHVAHPEIGFFDPQYITAHLCGGGLMLGAWFMATDYVTSPITKKGQYVYGIVLGLLTGLFRIFGGSAEGVSYAIIISNLLVPLIEKVTLPKPFGKGGEK; encoded by the coding sequence ATGCTCATGGTAGTTATTGCACTGCTTCCGGCATCTGCTTTCGGAGTATATAACTTTGGCGTACCTGCTCTGCTTATGCTGATCAGCACAACGGCAGCGGCAGTATTAACAGAATTTATTTATGAGAAACTTATGCACAAAAAAGTAACGGTAGGAGATTTCAGTGCTGTTGTGACCGGTCTTCTGCTGGGGCTTAACATGCCTCCGACAGCGCCGCTTTGGATGGGCGCGCTGGGAAGCGTATTCGGTATTCTTATTGTAAAACAGCTTTTCGGAGGACTTGGACAGAACTTTATGAACCCGGCTCTGGGAGCAAGATGTTTCCTTTTGCTTTCCTTTACCGGACCAATGACAAGCTTTGTCTATGACGGCATTACCGGACCGACCCCACTTGCCTATGTAAAAGAGGGCGCTTTGGATCAGGTCAACACAATGGATATGCTGATCGGAAATATTCCGGGAACCATTGGTGAGACTTCTGTGATTGCCATTGTGATCGGAGCTATTTTCCTGATCTTAATGGGAGTCATTGATCTTAGGATCCCAGGTACATATATTGTGACATTCGTGATTTTTGTAGGAATTTTCGGACATGTAGCGCATCCGGAGATTGGATTTTTTGATCCGCAGTATATCACAGCTCATCTGTGCGGCGGTGGTCTGATGCTTGGTGCATGGTTCATGGCAACAGACTATGTAACATCACCGATCACGAAGAAAGGACAGTATGTCTATGGTATCGTGCTTGGTCTTTTGACAGGTCTGTTCCGTATTTTCGGCGGATCGGCAGAAGGTGTGTCCTATGCAATCATCATCAGTAACCTTCTGGTTCCGTTGATTGAGAAGGTTACTCTTCCAAAACCATTTGGTAAAGGAGGAGAAAAATAA
- a CDS encoding electron transport complex protein RnfA: MGNLILIAVGSALVSNVVLSQFLGICSFLGVSKKTETAVGMGGAVIFVITLASLVASLLYDFILEPLGFDYLKTIVFILVIAALVQIVEMFLKKFVKSLYNALGVYLPLITTNCAVLGVAINNAQDGYNLIESVVNGFATGVGYLIAIVLLAGIREKMEYNDIPESFKGMPIVLLTSTLMAIAFFGFSGLI, encoded by the coding sequence ATGGGAAATTTGATTTTAATTGCAGTAGGTTCTGCACTTGTAAGTAACGTCGTGCTCAGCCAGTTCCTTGGAATCTGTTCCTTCCTCGGCGTTTCCAAAAAGACTGAGACTGCTGTCGGCATGGGCGGAGCTGTTATCTTTGTAATTACGCTGGCTTCTCTGGTTGCCAGCCTCCTGTATGATTTTATTTTGGAACCGTTAGGATTTGATTACCTGAAGACAATTGTCTTTATTCTTGTAATCGCTGCTCTGGTTCAGATCGTGGAGATGTTCCTGAAAAAGTTTGTAAAATCTCTCTACAATGCATTGGGCGTTTATCTGCCGCTGATCACAACAAACTGTGCAGTGCTTGGTGTTGCGATCAACAATGCTCAGGACGGCTATAATCTGATCGAGAGTGTGGTAAACGGATTTGCCACCGGCGTTGGTTACCTGATCGCCATCGTACTTCTGGCAGGAATCAGAGAGAAAATGGAATACAATGATATTCCGGAGTCCTTTAAGGGAATGCCGATCGTGCTTTTGACTTCTACATTGATGGCGATTGCATTCTTCGGATTCTCAGGATTGATATAG
- a CDS encoding FAD:protein FMN transferase has protein sequence MKNRIIAALTAAAFICISLSGCAAASKEPMTYTDTVFDTVVSITVYDSTDQEILDECKSMCQKYDAMFSATNPDSEISRINQAGGNPVEVSSETATLIKKGLYYGKLSNGAFDITIGKVSSLWDFKAENPSVPDSAAIASALEHVDYQKVLVSGNTVTMQDSQAAIDLGAIAKGYIADRLKDYLEEEGIRHANINLGGNVQTIGGKPDGSAFNIGIQEPFSESGIPLTSVKIKDQSIVTSGTYQRYFEKDGTIYHHILDPKTGYPCQNGLSSVTIITDSSLTADALSTTCFVLGPEDGLKLVNQLDNVDAVFIDSENEITYSTNFMK, from the coding sequence ATGAAAAACAGAATAATTGCTGCTCTTACCGCGGCAGCTTTCATATGCATATCTCTGTCCGGATGTGCGGCTGCTTCAAAAGAGCCCATGACCTATACGGATACCGTATTTGACACCGTAGTTTCAATTACTGTCTATGACTCCACGGATCAGGAAATCCTGGATGAATGCAAATCGATGTGCCAGAAATATGACGCTATGTTTTCTGCCACAAATCCTGACAGCGAGATATCCAGAATTAACCAGGCAGGCGGCAATCCGGTGGAGGTGTCTTCCGAGACAGCAACCCTGATCAAAAAAGGATTGTACTATGGTAAGCTTTCTAACGGCGCCTTTGACATTACCATCGGTAAAGTTTCCAGCCTGTGGGACTTCAAGGCAGAAAATCCGTCAGTCCCCGATTCCGCTGCTATTGCTTCCGCCCTTGAGCATGTAGACTATCAAAAAGTACTGGTCAGCGGAAACACTGTCACCATGCAGGATTCTCAGGCTGCCATTGATCTGGGTGCAATAGCCAAAGGCTATATTGCAGACCGTCTTAAGGACTATTTGGAGGAAGAAGGAATACGGCATGCCAACATTAATCTCGGCGGAAATGTTCAGACAATCGGCGGAAAGCCTGATGGCTCCGCTTTCAACATCGGTATCCAGGAACCCTTTTCCGAAAGCGGGATCCCTCTTACTTCTGTTAAGATCAAAGACCAGTCCATTGTCACTTCCGGGACTTATCAGCGATATTTTGAAAAGGATGGAACCATCTATCATCATATCCTTGATCCAAAGACCGGTTATCCCTGCCAAAATGGTCTTTCCAGCGTTACGATCATCACAGACTCCTCTCTGACCGCCGACGCCCTCAGTACCACCTGCTTTGTACTGGGGCCTGAAGACGGACTGAAACTTGTCAATCAGCTGGATAATGTAGACGCCGTCTTTATAGACAGTGAAAACGAGATCACTTATTCTACCAATTTTATGAAATAG
- the rsxC gene encoding electron transport complex subunit RsxC, with amino-acid sequence MALLTFKGGIHPDDGKRLAKDKAITEVKPKGNLVYPLSQHIGAPAAPVVSVGDHVLRGQKIAEAGGFVSAPIYASVSGTVKAIEPHFNPTGAKVNCIVVENDEQYEEVEYGPVKPLEEMTKEEILNAIGEAGIVGMGGAGFPTRVKLSPKEPDKIDYIIANCAECEPYITADYRRMIETPELLVGGMKVILSLFDNAKGIFAVEDNKPDCIAKLQELVKDEKRMEVMPLKTKYPQGAERQLIYATTGRAINSTMLPADAGCVVDNVETMINVYQAVVKGIPSMERVVTVSGDGVNEPGNFKALFGTNQMELVEAAGGFKGEPEKVISGGPMMGFAMFTLDTPVTKTSSSILCLSKDEVAKFEPTACINCGRCVEVCPSRLIPSRLADYAEHHDEELFTKQNGLECVECGCCSYVCPAKRQLKQSIGSMRKIALANRKKK; translated from the coding sequence ATGGCATTATTAACATTTAAGGGTGGTATTCATCCCGATGATGGTAAGCGCCTGGCCAAGGACAAGGCGATTACTGAAGTTAAGCCAAAAGGGAACCTGGTTTATCCGCTCTCACAGCATATCGGTGCTCCGGCAGCTCCGGTTGTGTCTGTCGGTGATCATGTACTCAGGGGGCAGAAAATTGCGGAGGCCGGCGGGTTTGTCTCAGCTCCGATCTATGCATCTGTTTCCGGAACAGTGAAAGCGATCGAGCCTCATTTTAATCCTACAGGAGCAAAAGTAAACTGTATTGTAGTTGAAAATGACGAACAGTACGAAGAAGTAGAATACGGCCCTGTAAAGCCTTTGGAAGAAATGACAAAGGAAGAGATCTTAAATGCGATCGGCGAAGCCGGTATTGTAGGTATGGGAGGTGCAGGATTCCCCACAAGAGTGAAACTGTCCCCGAAAGAGCCTGATAAAATTGACTACATTATAGCAAACTGTGCGGAATGTGAGCCGTACATCACTGCTGACTACAGAAGAATGATCGAGACGCCGGAGCTGCTTGTAGGCGGAATGAAGGTGATCTTATCTCTGTTTGACAATGCAAAAGGTATTTTTGCTGTAGAAGATAATAAACCAGACTGTATCGCAAAGCTTCAGGAACTTGTGAAAGATGAGAAACGCATGGAAGTTATGCCTCTGAAAACGAAGTATCCCCAGGGAGCAGAGCGTCAGCTCATCTATGCAACAACCGGACGGGCAATTAATTCCACTATGCTTCCGGCCGATGCAGGATGCGTGGTAGACAACGTTGAGACAATGATCAATGTATACCAGGCAGTTGTAAAAGGTATCCCGTCTATGGAGCGAGTTGTAACAGTCAGCGGCGATGGAGTGAATGAACCTGGCAATTTTAAGGCCTTATTTGGAACAAACCAGATGGAACTTGTGGAAGCTGCAGGCGGATTCAAGGGTGAACCGGAGAAGGTCATCTCCGGCGGTCCGATGATGGGATTTGCTATGTTTACTCTGGATACTCCTGTGACAAAGACATCTTCATCTATCCTTTGTCTTTCAAAAGACGAGGTGGCGAAATTTGAGCCGACAGCCTGCATTAACTGCGGAAGGTGTGTAGAGGTCTGTCCGAGCAGGCTGATCCCTTCCAGACTTGCGGATTATGCAGAGCATCATGATGAAGAGCTCTTTACAAAGCAGAATGGGCTGGAATGTGTGGAATGCGGCTGCTGCAGTTACGTATGTCCGGCAAAACGCCAGCTGAAACAGTCTATAGGATCTATGAGGAAAATTGCTCTTGCGAACCGCAAGAAAAAGTAA
- the ispH gene encoding 4-hydroxy-3-methylbut-2-enyl diphosphate reductase: protein MEIKLAKSAGFCFGVKRAVETVYEQIREQKEQKIYTYGPIIHNDEVIRDLKEKGVCVLETEEELGKVKDGVVIIRSHGVPKRVCSMLEKKGIPYVDATCPFVKKIHRIVSEQSARGAYIIIIGNPDHPEVKGIQGWAKEDVKVVFTAEDAQAVTVEEGKPVCVVAQTTYNYNKFKDLVEIISKKGYDITVLNTICSATKERQEEAERIAKEVDAMIVIGDKKSSNTQKLFEICNHACNNTYYIQTLDDLDMNQLRSVETVGITAGASTPNKIIEEVQNNVRINI, encoded by the coding sequence ATGGAAATAAAACTGGCAAAATCAGCAGGATTTTGTTTTGGTGTAAAGCGGGCGGTAGAGACTGTCTATGAACAGATCCGGGAACAAAAGGAACAAAAAATCTACACTTACGGACCTATTATCCATAATGATGAGGTGATCCGAGATCTGAAAGAAAAAGGAGTCTGTGTCCTGGAAACAGAAGAAGAACTGGGGAAAGTGAAAGATGGTGTTGTTATCATACGTTCCCATGGCGTTCCGAAAAGAGTCTGCAGTATGCTTGAAAAAAAAGGGATTCCTTATGTAGATGCTACTTGTCCGTTTGTAAAAAAAATACATCGGATTGTTTCAGAACAAAGTGCAAGAGGCGCGTATATCATTATCATCGGAAATCCCGACCACCCGGAGGTGAAAGGGATACAGGGATGGGCAAAAGAAGATGTAAAGGTTGTTTTTACAGCAGAAGATGCACAGGCTGTTACGGTAGAAGAGGGAAAACCCGTGTGCGTAGTGGCCCAAACGACATATAATTACAATAAATTCAAAGATTTAGTTGAAATTATCTCGAAAAAGGGGTATGATATAACTGTTTTAAATACGATTTGCAGTGCGACAAAAGAGCGTCAGGAGGAGGCGGAACGTATTGCAAAAGAGGTGGATGCAATGATCGTGATTGGCGACAAAAAGAGCTCAAACACCCAGAAGTTATTTGAAATATGTAATCATGCATGTAACAATACGTACTACATACAGACACTTGACGATTTGGATATGAATCAATTAAGGTCCGTGGAAACAGTAGGTATTACAGCAGGGGCATCCACGCCCAACAAAATAATTGAGGAGGTTCAAAATAATGTCAGAATTAACATTTGA